Proteins encoded by one window of Aspergillus puulaauensis MK2 DNA, chromosome 4, nearly complete sequence:
- a CDS encoding uncharacterized protein (COG:S;~EggNog:ENOG410PKKU;~InterPro:IPR015943,IPR036322;~go_function: GO:0005515 - protein binding [Evidence IEA]) codes for MSTPSDIQALLASIKPRPSPSNAPAQDPGMAQYPQHYPQHGYRPQPPPYDGQGYAHPHLHQQAYNYPSVSSALQSPSPVNNPPRHPSDILSPNVATPGESFPQHQPQPQNPDRSVNLLNLLKFNQQGAGSPQQAAPAAAEQPVHTHPSAPVPEDASRSHARNISASDLVATLFGRQGQAVTANPGQQADQPAVESPSSAANNPEKPQDMLLRLLNRPRSGQELSDSAVQSPGSIASQNNTFLEPGLGRSTPPTQGAVEQTGFASVRSDNPTPPGNETVFAYVNPFEQLAAVSRNRTPQPNLQDESPVVEISKDEKVNVTTELQPQPAPQTGENARPNPPSLDGHQKEAVTNVVDRLVEQITRDVDESYEKLTQVNGSSEPALQEDSVKTTVMTTETTIHDSNGEAEVVKETTEEVAATTGVKENSNGGGEALADSWESAEDSAEKDEDRVVPVHNFPLRPFISIVVKPYAGKLPALRDDGIMDIARLKKDFDQLDRSLTSATPDYIVYALAKNGGMRIIRQDDGSDKQVLRSTRDRVFNVAVCTSQSAGGSSEDQAVLGIGVSGAVYWVLISREDKDLFEQDALESESLIFPPFPASDENTSGGQLKTRAKRSSQHPGFFAIGRGKNIYVISPQAAASPTYGVSGNNRTVNTEKFFKERALKISTGKAGKDFVFSADDTVIASLDKTGRLRFWDIREVVNNPDASINASEIRIPLSTFVTGSPTEKSWPTSVLFMDKLRPYVKSMALRYVLVGLKQNHTLQLWDIGLGKAVQELKFPHDNESDAICSVAYHAPSGILVVGHPTRNSIYFVHLSAPKYNLQSMSQASFIKRAAEKDNTLPKPESTACLSGIREISFASKGQLRSLDLLPITKAAGEESGLFELYVMHSRGVTCLNMKKEDLGWSQDNRIVRPVNALGEGLIEISDLQSFPTYVADDFSVNGDSTGTPTRVAPKEFVKATPEPTAEDSASASAGPSAQRTQSPTKAAPKKKQVDEPVEAASTGPSEKPEKKKKKKGAAAAIEPTRKEPLSAADQFHREAPKVVASAPKPTVAGNDVGDSHETLNKHIEALQHGVTSEFNKSLGRELEGLYTRFDEERRSWDAAFASKQDQVLRMVSSTLSENVEKNLARIVTQSIQSDVVPALGDLTSAAVSKQLNTVLSQQSGGVISRELRQSLPDSVSRALQQPDVMKVVSDAVSQKLSTHVESQISKTVHDTLAPTLKNVALRAAEKVGNDVEKRMQSQIKQHEAQRQADAAKIDQLTALVRGMSDTVASLAAAQTGFQQEVLRLNQIVSTQNETGTKQIPVNQPAVAPAPFSEAPNPEEREIAEITQLMRERRYEEGSVKWLQSEQQADLFDRLFVHMNPSYLNTLPPIVALSVGVAVTSSLQTNAVERLTWLEAVLQTVNLRDSDIQEVAPKIMDILIARLDGLYMTVAKEAPHSAILRRIPPLARRATDLRNLRC; via the exons CTGAGCCCCAATGTCGCCACCCCCGGCGAATCGTTtccccagcatcaaccccagcctcaGAACCCCGACCGCTCTGTCAACTTGCTGAACCTGCTGAAGTTCAACCAACAGGGTGCTGGCTCTCCTCAGCAGGCGgcgcctgcagctgcagaacAACCTGTTCATACACACCCGTCGGCTCCCGTCCCAGAGGATGCTTCGAGGTCCCACGCGAGGAACATATCTGCGTCTGACCTGGTAGCTACTCTTTTTGGTAGACAGGGCCAAGCTGTTACTGCTAACCCGGGCCAGCAAGCGGATCAACCCGCTGTCGAAAGCCCTTCCTCGGCTGCTAACAACCCCGAGAAACCACAAGATATGTTACTGCGCCTGCTCAACCGGCCCAGGTCAGGTCAGGAATTGTCTGATTCTGCTGTCCAGTCTCCTGGTTCTATCGCATCTCAAAATAATACGTTCTTGGAGCCTGGATTGGGACGTTCGACACCGCCCACGCAAGGTGCCGTGGAACAGACGGGTTTTGCTTCTGTGAGATCGGATAACCCAACGCCACCGGGCAACGAAACGGTCTTCGCGTACGTTAATCCGTTTGAACAGCTAGCGGCTGTTTCGCGGAACCGAACCCCCCAGCCTAATCTTCAAGATGAGAGCCCGGTTGTTGAGATTTCGAAAGACGAGAAAGTGAACGTGACTACTGAGCTGCAGCCTCAGCCCGCCCCACAAACCGGTGAAAACGCGCGCCCCAACCCTCCTAGTTTGGATGGACACCAAAAGGAAGCTGTTACAAATGTGGTTGACAGGCTCGTAGAACAGATTACTCGGGACGTCGATGAGTCTTACGAGAAGTTGACTCAGGTGAATGGTTCTTCAGAACCAGCGCTGCAGGAAGATAGCGTTAAAACTACTGTGATGACCACTGAGACTACTATTCACGATTCCAATGGTGAGGCGGAAGTCGTGAAAGAAACTACAGAGGAAGTTGCTGCTACCACAGGAGTGAAAGAGAATTCCAATGGCGGCGGGGAGGCGTTGGCGGACAGTTGGGAGAGTGCCGAGGACAGTGCTGAAAAGGACGAAGATCGCGTCGTTCCCGTACACAACTTCCCCCTGAGGCCATTCATATCCATCGTTGTCAAGCCGTATGCTGGAAAGCTCCCGGCTTTGCGCGACGATGGGATCATGGATATTGCCCGATTGAAGAAAGACTTCGATCAGCTCGACCGTTCGTTGACCTCTGCTACTCCGGACTATATTGTCTACGCGCTTGCCAAGAACGGAGGAATGAGAATTATTCGCCAAGACGATGGGAGTGACAAGCAGGTGCTCCGCTCCACTCGTGATCGTGTGTTTAATGTTGCGGTATGCACATCGCAGTCTGCTGGCGGGTCTTCCGAAGACCAAGCCGTTCTAGGAATTGGTGTTAGTGGCGCTGTATACTGGGTTTTGATTTCTCGAGAAGATAAAGATCTTTTTGAGCAGGATGCTTTGGAGAGTGAAAGTCTTATCTTCCCACCGTTCCCCGCTTCTGACGAGAACACCTCCGGTGGCCAGCTGAAAACGCGGGCTAAACGGAGCTCTCAGCACCCTGGGTTCTTTGCGATTGGGCGAGGCAAGAATATCTATGTGATTTCTCCACAAGCTGCTGCAAGCCCTACTTACGGCGTCTCGGGCAACAACCGAACTGTGAATACTGAAAAGTTTTTCAAGGAGCGCGCTTTGAAGATCTCAACCGGAAAGGCCGGGAAGGACTTCGTGTTTAGTGCGGATGATACCGTCATTGCTTCGCTTGATAAGACCGGTCGCCTTCGTTTCTGGGATATCCGCGAAGTGGTAAACAACCCAGATGCCAGTATCAATGCTTCTGAGATCCGCATCCCGTTGAGCACTTTTGTGACTGGCTCTCCTACCGAGAAGTCGTGGCCAACATCTGTCCTTTTCATGGACAAGTTGCGCCCTTATGTGAAGTCGATGGCGCTCCGTTATGTTCTTGTTGGATTGAAGCAGAATCACACCTTGCAGCTCTGGGATATTGGGCTAGGCAAGGCAGTGCAGGAGCTTAAATTCCCGCACGATAACGAATCCGACGCCATCTGCAGTGTTGCGTATCACGCACCGTCTGGAATTCTTGTTGTCGGACACCCCACTCGGAACTCTATATACTTTGTTCATTTGTCGGCCCCGAAGTACAACTTACAGTCCATGTCACAGGCGTCATTTATCAAGCGTGCGGCAGAGAAAGACAACACCCTTCCCAAGCCGGAATCAACCGCATGTCTCAGCGGAATCCGTGAGATATCTTTTGCATCAAAGGGCCAACTTCGCAGCCTGGACCTTCTGCCGATCACAAAGGCAGCCGGCGAGGAAAGCGGCCTCTTTGAACTTTACGTAATGCACTCTCGTGGCGTGACATGCTTGAAcatgaagaaagaagaccTCGGCTGGAGCCAAGACAACAGAATTGTTCGCCCTGTTAATGCTCTTGGCGAGGGCCTGATTGAGATTTCTGATCTTCAATCTTTCCCAACCTACGTTGCAGATGATTTTTCTGTAAACGGTGATTCCACCGGTACTCCCACAAGGGTGGCACCAAAGGAATTCGTGAAGGCTACACCGGAGCCCACCGCTGAGGATAgcgccagtgccagtgctgGACCCAGTGCTCAACGCACACAATCCCCAACAAAGGCCGCGCCCAAGAAAAAGCAGGTTGATGAGCCTGTAGAAGCAGCGTCTACGGGCCCGTCAGAAAAACctgagaaaaagaagaagaagaagggagctgctgcagccatTGAACCTACGAGAAAGGAACCTCTCTCGGCAGCTGACCAGTTTCATCGTGAGGCGCCGAAGGTTGTGGCGAGTgcacccaaacccaccgTCGCAGGAAATGATGTTGGCGATTCTCACGAGACCTTGAATAAACATATCGAGGCATTGCAGCACGGAGTCACCTCTGAATTCAACAAGAGCCTCGGTCGTGAGCTAGAAGGATTATACACTCGGTTTGATGAGGAGCGGCGCAGCTGGGATGCTGCGTTTGCTTCCAAGCAAGACCAAGTTTTGCGCATGGTATCAAGCACACTCTCCGAAAATGTGGAGAAGAACCTTGCGCGTATTGTGACCCAGAGCATCCAGTCCGACGTGGTCCCCGCGCTTGGAGACCTCACTTCTGCCGCTGTGAGCAAGCAATTGAACACTGTATTGTCTCAGCAATCTGGTGGTGTCATTTCCCGTGAACTGCGGCAGTCTCTGCCAGACTCAGTTTCCCGCGCTCTACAGCAACCCGATGTAATGAAAGTTGTGTCGGATGCTGTGAGTCAGAAGTTGAGCACTCACGTAGAGAGCCAGATTTCCAAGACTGTGCATGACACCCTTGCGCCCACCCTGAAGAATGTCGCTCTCCGGGCAGCGGAGAAGGTCGGAAATGACGTGGAGAAGCGTATGCAGTCTCAGATAAAGCAGCATGAAGCTCAACGCCAAGCCGATGCCGCCAAAATCGACCAACTCACTGCCCTGGTTCGCGGCATGTCGGACACTGTTGCGTCCTTGGCCGCTGCGCAGACTGGATTCCAGCAGGAGGTTTTACGCCTGAACCAGATTGTTTCTACGCAGAATGAAACCGGAACCAAACAAATCCCTGTGAATCAACCAGCAGTCGCGCCAGCTCCGTTCAGCGAAGCGCCAAACcctgaagaaagagagattGCAGAAATCACACAGTTGATGCGCGAAAGAAGATATGAAGAAGGCTCAGTGAAG TGGCTTCAATCTGAGCAGCAGGCAGATCTCTTCGATCGCCTCTTTGTACACATGAACCCGTCCTACTTGAACACGCTTCCTCCCATTGTGGCACTGTCCGTCGGTGTGGCGGTTACGTCCTCTCTGCAGACAAATGCCGTGGAACGTCTCACGTGGCTCGAGGCTGTTCTTCAGACAGTTAATTTGAGG GACTCCGATATCCAAGAGGTTGCACCCAAGATCATGGACATTCTGATCGCTCGCCTGGATGGTCTCTACATGACTGTCGCCAAAGAGGCACCCCACAGCGCCATCCTCCGCAGGATCCCCCCGCTCGCTCGTCGGGCTACCGATCTGCGTAATCTCCGTTGTTAA